attatttacacataatcatatagcatagtttagatgcatactctttgttgcgtgccttccctagctgcgcccgaaccgaacaagaacaagtctttaggactccaagtgtcgtccctccgtagatagtccacagcacgtccggatccgccttaagattgaccaactagaatcgcccttaaggtactaaagattttcggcacttttagtcaaggaatgtgtctaaattttctctcaaaaactcactttgaatacttgaataatctatgaaaatatgtgaccctaggcacctatttatagagttatggaaagggttttggaatcctattaggatactaatttatttaattataaccctactaggactctaattaaataatcattatctaatagctttaggattttaatcacacttcgaatcctgattgcttcaggattcccgcacaagcattgcacgagcaccgtacacccgcgcaagccttgcggcccacgcacagcgctcggcccactgctgtgctcccgcgcgcgcgcccaaggccttggctgggcctggccttgcgctgggcctggtcgaggcttggcgtgcgctggtgcgcgttggctagctgggcgacgacctggcttcgtgctgggccttcgtctagcgggcctcgtccgatgctaattcgtacgatacgcttccgattaaattcccgattccggaattcatttccgatacgaacaatatttaatatttccgattccggaatcaatttccgtttcgaacaaatatttaatatttccgtttccggaattattttccgattccgataatatttccgattctgacaatatttccgtttccggcaatatttccgattatggcaatatttccatttccgataatattttccgatacgtaccatgtttccgtttccggcaacatctacgacttggataatatttatatttccgatacgatccatatttccgtttccggcaatatcatcgtttccggagtattcatttcttgcctgtgacgatctcagctcccactgaaaccaagatccgtcgatttcgaatatccatagatggagtatttaatgccattaaatacttgatccgtttacgtactatttgtgtgaccctacgggttcagtcaagagtaagctgtggattaatatcattaattccacttgaactgaagcggcctctagctaggcattcagctcacttgatctcactgaattattaacttgttaattaatactgaaccgcatttattagacttaacattgaatgcatacttggaccaagggcattatttccttcacggcaatattttcatttccgataatattttccgatacgtaccatgtttccgtttccggcaacatctacgacttggataatatttatatttccgatacgatccatatttccgtttccggcaatatcatcgtttccggagtattcacttgcttgtgacgatctcagctcccactaaaaccaagatccgtcgattccgaatatccatagatagagtatttaatgctattaaatacttgatctgtttacgtactatttgtgtgaccctacgggttcagtcaagagtaagatgtggattaatatcattaattccacttgaactgaagcggcctctagctaggcattcagctcacttgatctcactgaattattaacttgttaattaatactgaaccgcatttattagacttaacattgaatgcatacttggaccaagggcattatttccttcactccaGCATTTTACCTGAAAAGGTGCaagatggaataaggggataaaaaatgtaacaaaactatacaaaactatcaaaaagcataataaaattctataaaatcctaagcttagagcgacataaatgtcgctcatcaatgactttatcaataaacaattatttaCTTTAtccctttcccaaaaaaaacactatcaatcattgtttttcttacacacttttcagttttcttaatTACTACAAATTCTCTCAAagtggacacttatttaggaatggagggGGTATTGGTTATCATCCAAAAAAACGTCTATTTTACTAAAAACAAGTGATAATAGCCCAAGTTTAAAATAGATTTCTTACAAAACTCGACAAGTTCTTCTTCATCCAAtaacgaaaataaaaatgaaaatgaaaaaagaaaataaaacaaaattcgtGCAACACACGACTTtaaatctatctatctatatatatatatatagtgccACGAAGATAATTAAATAGGTGAcgcatagatattttaattaattaattaataaaatatataactccatccaaaatcaaacactaatctcaaataaaatttattccaaaatcaaacactaatcttaaataaaaattcaatccaaaatcaaacactaatctcaaataaaatttattccaaaatcaaacactaatcttaaataaaattcaatccaaaatcaaacagtaatccaatattagagcgccacgtaggaaatctaatggctttggctaatgaaaaataagatttcaattttttttttgaattaaaaaagtcgagtgccacgtagataaataattaggtgccacgtagatatttttattaattaattattaatattacgcatataaaatttcatccaaaatcaaacactctaattattaaaaaataaatctaaaatgaaattcaatcgaaaaaaaactaatctaatgtaatatataaaatatagcagttggtatatatacgagtttattttaacttaacaattaaGTCGAAGCCgtacatcgcacgggctaaaatctagtgtatatatatataagagacatatttgctgaactatATTAGAGAGCCACGCAGAAAATTTAATGATTTCGGCCAATaataaataagatttctaatttgtttttgaattaaaaataatCGAATGTCAttcagataattaattaggtgtcacatagatatttaatatatacaactccatctaaaatcaaacactctaataattaaaaaataaatctaaaataaatttcattcaaaataaacactaatataaaataaaattcaatccaaaatcaaatactaatcTAGTAATAGAGAGCCACATAGGAAATCAAATGGTTTCGCCCAATGAAAagtaagatttcaaaattattgttgaattaaaaaagtcgggtgccacatagataaataattaggtgacacgtagatatttttattaatgaattactACTATTACGCAGGTacaatccaaaaacaaacactctaataattaaaaaataaatctaaaacgaaattcaatccaaaataaaaaactaatctaatataatatataaaatatagcaattggtatatataggagttttattttaacttaacaatttaatagaatacgTGCATTGCACGACCTAAAATATAGTTATACTATGGCCtcatttagttcaccttatttcatcTGATCTTATTTGGTCTAATCTGATatgatatgaacttattttttctgatatgatatgatcttatctggtctgatctgatctgatctgatttttcataattaagtttaaacaaacatctacatttattaatattaaatgatttacgtgttcacaaatttataatattgttattatttatttgactttgctcatgatttaactattccttatattagatagacctaaacatgatctagatagatcggttatgatcttgACATATGggttttgatatggacatgatcttgaCAAATCAGTACAGATttagacatgatctagatagaccGATATGAATATATGAGTTATGATCTACAAGTATGGGTTCTAGTATggacagatcagttctgatctggacatgatttgtgtATATCAcctctgatttggacatgatctatacagatcaattgtgatctggacatgatctatacaggTCAAttttgatctagacatgatctatacaggtcaattctgatatggacgtgatttgtacagatcaattctgatcagattcaatctgaaataagtaataaggttttgaaataaggtgaactaaacagggcctataTAACAAGGTCATGAAATATTCATTGTTAGTAAATGGGAAATTCCCGTTTACAAGTATTATTAAtgtactactccgtactatactagGTATTAATTACATTACAAATATTATTGTCCCTGAAATAAATCAAGAATTTTgcaacaaattttcaagatacaagttcaaaatgTATCTTCCAGAGGACAGAACATCAAGTCTCTTCTCTCTGGGTTCGTATTTACCTTTTCGGAGTTGGTACCGATGAGTAACAGCTGAGATTGTGTATGTATGTCCTTCAATTGTAACGCTCTCCCCACACTGAAGGTTCTGTAAGAAGAAAACATAATGACAATAATAAGATAGATGCCACAAAACAAGTTTATCTTATCATGCATGAACAACAACACTCATTGATTCATCACTGTTCATTGTCCAAGTATGTGGCTCTAAGCTATTTCAAATAAACATGACAGATTGGCATTTTAACTTGTGTTTTCTCATTGTTGCTTTCTCATCTACAGAGAGTCGTGCTCAACTAACCCCACCACCCTTCTCCCCTCCCCGCCACCTCCCCAAAGCGAATTTTCAGAAACACTTATTTTTTTAATCACAAATATAAATAACACTAAAAAATAAACCATAAGTCACCTACCAACATTGAAATATTGGCAACCCCtgcaatatttttttattaaaatatttgttGGAATGTCAAAATATAGAAACTTACACAAGTACCATTTTTACATGTCGACTGTCCTGTTCTAAGTAGTACCCCATACGGCCACAATGAAATCCCTATCCATTTCAATGCAATCTAATCTTAAACTAACAGCTACGTTTCACGCCCAATTCCATTTCAATGCATACTCTCGCTCAATTTTTAAGTGCACCACAAGTGTTACATTGGGATGCAGCAACTCGTATTTTACGCTATTTGAAAGGTAACCCTCGCCAAGGGATTTTACTACGCCCTTTGCCTAATATGTCTCTTACGACATTTTGTGATAGTGATTGGGCGGCTTGTTCGTTAACTCGTCGTTCTTTATCTATCTCTATTCTTCTCACCAAAATAGGTAAAACCCCTCTTATCCGGGAGAGGAAGAAGGCCGGGGTGGTGGCGGAAGAAGTGAGAGGAAGATCTGGGAAGGTCAGGGAAGAAGGAAGGTGGTTGTAATGGagtaggagagagagtgaagaAGGGGGGCAGCCATGGAAATCCTTGAGGTGGGTGGTGGGTTATTGGAAGAAtgaaggggagagagaaaagaaaaataaatgggTGGGTTGGTAATTAGGGATTAGGGGGTTATTTAGGGATTAGGTGAGTAATTAGATCGTAATTGGTTGATTATGAGGATGATGATGTCATGGAGGggtatttggggtattaagttatttgtgaggggtattttatgaattattgaaacttgatgagcatttggtgaattaaggcaaaactcgggggtatttcatgaaaaatccgtaaaaacaaagcataaattaatttcaatttcctATTTGGAAATCGAAACCCACCTCAAACTTTCCAAAGACATCGCTTAGGGCAGATTTCCTGTATTTAGGCGTGCCTTTTTCTAAGATTTTTGTTCTTTAGAAAACCTAAAACAAAAATATGGAAACCggaaaaataaacatgattacTTCTGTATGACTATTTTTAATTTATGATTGATGACATATGACTTTCAAAATCATAAAACTAAAAACTGAAAACTTACGATAAAACCAAACGGGCCCTTAGTTGTCCTAAGCAATTAATATAACTAACAACCATGTTTGGTCACATAGTCAAGTCTTGGGAGTTGTTACTTTACTTGTTATTTTACATCCACTGTCCAAACCTTAAATTTTGTTCAATAATAGGACATAGttgttatacttcgtattttatCCACTTCTCCAAACCTCTAACTGAAAAAGCTACTATATTGAACTTTTTCAATAATAGCTTTTATTCCATACTCTCTTCCAAAGcactcctaaccaaacactcccaTTAGATTTTTGAAATGGTAAAACCTTTAAAACACTTGAAAAGCTTTTTTTTCGTACTCCTTCAAAATTTACTATCACAATGAGGAGAGGATAACACAAATTCTCAACCCAAGTAAAATCCAGTAATTCTCACCTTCCATGATTAAGTCCAAATTACGAAAATTCCTTGGTGGATCTTTCCTAGTTTCCAAAAAACTATCTCCGCCGCCCGCCGGACTCAGTTGTGGCATTAACAATTCAAATTACACTATCCATTGTGATTTGTTTTTTGATTCTGATTTGTGAGTATGTGACAATAAATTCTAAAACGAGCAAGTACTCAATGTCAATAAGCAACGAGCAAAACAACTATGAGAGGGTAACAACAATTCTACAGCATAGTCAAATTCAAGTTTGAGGTACCATTTTACCTTACACCCATTTCAAAATTAAATGCAGATTAAAGAATAAGACAAGAAAAAAAGGAACTCACAGGAGGGAAGCAACGGGTACCAAGATGTTTGGGAGGTGGGGTAATTTCAATGACTTTATAAGGCTGATGTTGATCTCTTTCTCTATCTCTTTTCTTGCAAACGATTAACGCCACCTGCGCCTGCAATTTCACAGATTAATTTGTTGATTAAATTTACTAGTAATTTCAATTTCAGGGAGATCAATTCGATTAACTTAAGTTTAAACCTTCTGCATTGGAGGAGTTAAGCTCGACCAACTCATTGTTGGAAGGAAAAAGGTTGGCCTACCAACTCTAGGGAAATACCAAGTAATCTATTTCAACACAAGTGGATGCAGCAAGCCACCAAAGCCGCATAAATGCTAACCACAAATTCTTAGTAAGGTGGTGTATATAAatattaccaccttataaagttcactttttttaatttatcaccttataaaattttaattttaaattagtaCTTTATAAAATCACAagtttaaattgttttttaccacctaaaaaaattaactaattgttttttaccacttaaaaataaaataaaaattatcttttacCACCTCTTAACTACAAAATGGATGAAAACGTTATGTGAGttaatggaaagtaaggaaaaatgATAGCTTATATGCATGAAGGagaaaagaaggaaacaaaaaaaatagtcCGTGAAATGAATCCGCATAACgtttttttgcatttttttggttaagaggtggtaaaaatcaatttttattttatttttaggtggtaaaagacaacttttatttttttaggtggtaaaaaacaatttatcaattttttagGTGGCAAAAAACAATTTAACCAAATCACAAACTTTAAAAGTTACCCCCTGTTAACGGATTCTGTCAATTTTTCCGTTAACAGGTGGTAACTTTGAAGGTTTATTTATATTGTTCCTCTAAAATTTTCACTTTTGGGTTTAAAATTATAACCTTATAAAACCACAAACCTTCAAagttaccaccttttaacggaaaaattgacaaaatccGTTAATATGTggtaattttaaaggtttgcgattttataaggtggtaatttaaaattaaaattttacaaGGTGGTAAATTTAAAAAGGTGgactttataaggtggtaatttttatattttcctaAATATTAAgccaaaatatttaaaaattattccaatataatgtaaaagttatctaatttTTAGTGTTTGTTTTGCtcgaaaaaaattaaaaaaagttatacttgaaggagaagcaacattTAATTTCCttccttctcttcttcctttctcttAGGGTAACCtctcttgtaatgaccaatttcatcaCAATAGAAGCATTTGCGTCGTAAGAGGAGAAGTagttttcttcatcttgctcttggaatgCGCAATTTGCCCTCTTGGAGTAGATGAAGATGCAGCTTTGCCCTTTTTCCCCTTATccactttcttgaattttgtgCACTTCACATTCAATGGTTCATACTTGAGCTTTCCAAGAAAAAGCTCATATTTTCCAAGCATCTCCAGCAATTCACTGAATGTGATCTCTTTCAgattaaagagatagtgcatcttgaaCCACTTATAGTCCTTATGAAGATAATTTAGCATAAAAGCTATAGATATGggctctttgatggaaccaccaagcgACTAAATGCGACTGAACAGTCCAACAATCGTGTTCACATGATTCCGAACTGGTGTGTTCTTTTCCATGTTAGCCTTAATAATGTGTTTTTGTGCCTCATGGAGTTCATCCCTTAGGCACGAGTCCCGTGGGGTAATGAGCCTGAGATTGCTCATTAAACTAGACAATTCATCAACCTTACTGCCAACCTCTTGCCCCATTGGGTTGACACCTCACGCGACACCTATCTCtgagatgccttaggagtgcatAAGGCTCATAAATAATGAACCTTTCTCTCCGATCTTCAGGGATGGAGTTTAGGATAAGTCCCGAGACAAGGCACTTGTGAAATACCCAGCTTATGTGcctttctggagtcatatcctttgcaTAATAGCTAGGGAAAGGATGATTGACAATATAGTCCATGTCATTAGCATTTAAAACTTTTATGagtttcctttcccattcaagaaagttagtTAAGTtcaactcgacatccagaatttatGATGCTTTGATTGTTATTTCAGACATTGTACAATTGCaaagaatttgcgataaataaccattcataatcttttaataactttgaaataaaagcaatcatgcaatcattaaagctatttaACATTTCTTTCAtgcaaaataaaacatggtccgtaatgaatgaaacgattccaagaccctaaaagtctccAAGTCTTAAGCATGCTCTGGCTTGTCagaagtcttttaagattctaggtaagcaaaactcAATTGCTAGTAATAtccaaactactcttggttaataaattaataccataatttattccattgccacaacatataccaatattgtttgagttaaaaccacaatcaacgtgttcctttgggatacctgtaatacctcgtatttttataatatttataaagtatattttattatatttataaagcattttacgatttattatcatttaaataatatttaaacgcattgcatttaatgtattttaattaattagaatatttattattttaattaattacgaaacgaatataattcttgagtcgggaaattaaatgagttgcaaatgatttttaaagcttcgggttttaaataaaatgtccaattcgttttattgatcgagcccaatccaaagagtttaatttaaatcctaagttAGCCCAGTTCATTTagttcctaagcccaactcaaatatcctaagcctagcccatcaagggattagggagcctataaataggactcccccatcattaaatgagcccctaaaattcataaaccctatttttgctttgcttgcccaacTCTCCTCTTTCCTCTCCTCTTTGCTCGGCTCGTCCGCACGCTGCGCGGCCCTCGTGCTCGTGCCCTCCTGCTGTTGCGTCACTGCAGCTCAGCCTCACGCCCCAGCGCACAGCGCCCCTGCTCCCTCGTCCCTCTCGCGCGCCTAGCGTGCTGCCCTGCCCTGCTCCCTCGCGACCCAGCGCGCGCGTCCCTCTCTGCTCtctcgcgccccagcgcgcGCGTCCCTCTCTGCTCtctcgcgccccagcgcgcGCGTCCCTCTCTGCTCTCTCGCGCCCCAACGCGCGCGTCCCTCTCTGCTCtctcgcgccccagcgcgcGCGTCCCTCTCTCTCGTGCCCTCGTGCACAGCGGTGCACCCACactctcgctctctccttcgcgcccagcgcgcgcgcgccccctctcgctcgtgcctgttgctgctcgtcgccccttgctgcgcgcacacacacggacgtgtgtgtgtgtgtgtgtgtgtgtgtgtgtgtgtgtgtgtgtgtgtgtgtgtgtgtgtgtgtgtgtgtgtgtgtgtgtgtgtgtgtgtgtgtgtgtgtgtgtgtgtgtgtgtgtgttgttcgtgttcgttttcaatttctttttcgcccaatcacattaattcgtggttgttccgtgctataggccggattggtataattctcttcttccttacctattctatttaaatttccgtattttaaattatactattaatattgttttgagtaattaaaatgctggtaaccggttatgaataccgtggtttgaagatttgtgtgttgtgattcattaggtttgttttaattattaaaggaggaattttcatatttgtttattaaataaagcattgatttttatgataataaactagttttattgggattttcaagttagggttttaacctagacctaatgagtcaattgattagcataattaggtgatgattttaattatgacaaTCAATtacattttcagatttgaataaaggtttaaagtgttgatttttattgattttaaaggcggaaaaagtatgttttcgtactagggattgattttgcaaattgagacgattttgttattgaaaaacgattgaattctaaagtctaaaagaggttttaaattttataaagttgctggaaatttaatgaacatggaaataatttaagtttcattattttgatgatagaaggtgatttctagttaagtgctcgttattgcaaagtggcccctacgcttaggtattcaaggtacgtacaagtctagggcgaccacacctttttgtcaatgacattacatgattgtagatgatgtgaattacattatgtggaatcatgtttattttggtgaacgagcatgtgatgtgtgatgttggatttattggattaattgttaaacaagcatgttgaaattattatgagtatggatttcattgtcaatcatgttgttcaatatttatgcatgtatggtttatttcacatgcaagggatggattatttatatgtatgctattgtacgggatgtctagcatactttgagccatttattcgtacctcgttgtactatttattttaccacatgtgaagggttagctcacgtaagccaccgcacatgtagggttcagttgggaatattatgtatgaaattaattaggatttgtcgtgcaagggcacaaccctcatgttaatgtgcatgatgtggagtctcactttggtgaggaggaacatggtagtaatttcacaagtgtcttgccttgttgatcacaagtcctaaagcatttaaaataagattgttttggttgttgtttattaattgtatgtgtgcatgttggtgagtcttgagttcgcctttaataaaatattaataaacgtaaagtgcaaccggaacaagcttcaaaactcttggaacgtatataccttgagtatgaacaatggggggagtcttgccggaaagctcgtactcctattaatgatacaagacgttgtttcatttatattatgcgcaggaattccgtcggtatggcccgacactcggtatggcccgattttattatttattatttggtgtatggttggctcccatcacctttcctttatggaactttcttttggcccgttcgaagcttattctaattaattgtgagtcaagagtcgactCAAGAGTCGactcaagagtcgagtcttgtattcacgaGTGAtggtttattattatatggcttttgcatgttgattagtacttagtgagtgatgcatgctttagtttcatttactctatgcttgtaagtactcagcttttgctgactacgtgctttgtgtgttttggtcatggcctttgccttaatgaccctatgatgatctatcatttgcacttgcattgatggggagtagaataaaatagcaggttggtagatcggaaatcatgtggctttggatgatcgagagagttgcatgttttcgtattttgaactatctaattatactttaattatgtttgaaacgtttgaactatttatgtttgGGATTTTCGGCCATTATgattccaaattgtaggaggcctcaatattacatttattatgtttttaaaagttagttgacatttaattccgctgcgtaattctggtaatagccttaactgttatcacggtggcggtaatactttagtaattcctttattttaagttggaaaatggttttataaaagcaaggaattattagggtgttacaaagtggtatttgtagagctctagtttgagagatgctttgcattaattaatagtgcaaagttgTAAATCCtcaaactacgattgcggaactttaggattttcgaaaactactttcctaaagtcaaaacgtattattttgagtactcaatattttaaag
This genomic stretch from Spinacia oleracea cultivar Varoflay chromosome 3, BTI_SOV_V1, whole genome shotgun sequence harbors:
- the LOC110796562 gene encoding uncharacterized protein, which codes for MSWSSLTPPMQKAQVALIVCKKRDRERDQHQPYKVIEITPPPKHLGTRCFPPNLQCGESVTIEGHTYTISAVTHRYQLRKGKYEPREKRLDVLSSGRYILNLYLENLLQNS